From Rhodococcus antarcticus, the proteins below share one genomic window:
- a CDS encoding alpha-hydroxy acid oxidase, with product MVERRFPNRRDLAPLLTFKVPELDAKKRRLAAALTIEDLRDIARRRTPRAAFDYTEGAAEAEISLARARQAFEDIEFTPSILRDVSTVDTSRTVLGGPVAQPFGIAPTGFTRMMHTEGEIAGATAAAAAGIPFALSTMGTTSIEDVKAANPDGRNWFQLYMWKDRDRSMVLVDRAANAGFDTLLVTVDVPVAGARLRDKRNGMSIPPALTPRTVLNAIPRPAWWINFLTTEPLAFASLDHWSGTVAELIDTMFDPTVTFEDLAWIKEQWPGKLVVKGVQNVQDAQQLTAMGVDGIVLSNHGGRQLDRAPVPFHLLPHVVREVGADTEVLLDTGIMNGADIVAAIAHGARFTLIGRAYLYGLMAGGRDGVDRTIEILSDQVARTMRLLGVTTLDELTPAHVTQLTRLGPLPAAEPTTERADGLR from the coding sequence ATGGTTGAGCGTCGCTTCCCGAACCGCCGTGACCTTGCGCCGCTGTTGACGTTCAAGGTCCCCGAGCTGGATGCGAAGAAGCGGCGCTTGGCGGCCGCACTGACGATCGAGGACCTCCGCGACATCGCCCGACGTCGCACCCCGCGCGCGGCCTTCGACTACACCGAGGGCGCAGCAGAGGCCGAGATCTCCCTCGCCCGTGCCCGTCAAGCGTTCGAGGACATCGAGTTCACACCCTCGATCTTGCGCGACGTGTCCACCGTCGACACCAGCCGCACCGTGCTCGGCGGCCCGGTCGCCCAACCCTTCGGGATCGCCCCCACCGGGTTCACCCGGATGATGCACACCGAAGGTGAGATCGCCGGCGCCACCGCCGCCGCCGCGGCGGGCATCCCGTTCGCGCTGTCCACCATGGGCACCACGTCGATCGAGGACGTCAAGGCAGCGAACCCTGACGGACGAAACTGGTTCCAGCTGTACATGTGGAAGGACCGCGACCGGTCGATGGTCCTCGTCGACCGGGCCGCCAACGCCGGCTTCGACACCTTGTTGGTCACCGTCGACGTCCCCGTCGCCGGCGCCCGACTCCGCGACAAGCGCAACGGCATGTCGATACCGCCCGCGCTCACACCTCGCACCGTCCTCAACGCGATCCCCCGCCCGGCATGGTGGATCAACTTCCTCACCACCGAGCCGCTCGCCTTCGCCTCGCTGGACCACTGGTCCGGCACGGTCGCCGAGCTCATCGACACCATGTTCGACCCCACCGTGACCTTCGAGGACCTGGCGTGGATCAAGGAGCAGTGGCCGGGCAAGCTCGTCGTCAAGGGGGTGCAGAACGTCCAGGACGCCCAACAGCTCACCGCGATGGGGGTGGACGGCATCGTTCTGTCCAACCACGGTGGCCGTCAGCTCGACCGGGCACCGGTCCCGTTCCACCTGCTGCCCCACGTGGTGCGCGAGGTGGGCGCCGACACCGAAGTGCTCCTGGACACCGGGATCATGAACGGCGCCGACATCGTCGCCGCCATCGCCCACGGCGCCCGCTTCACCCTCATCGGCCGGGCCTACCTCTACGGGTTGATGGCCGGCGGCCGCGACGGCGTCGACCGGACCATCGAGATCCTCTCCGACCAAGTCGCCCGCACCATGCGTCTGCTCGGCGTGACCACCCTCGACGAGCTCACCCCAGCCCACGTCACCCAGCTCACCCGACTCGGACCCCTACCGGCGGCGGAACCCACCACCGAACGGGCCGACGGGCTGCGCTGA
- a CDS encoding DUF6131 family protein codes for MITLGVILLVVGFLIKIPILYTIGIILLVIGLILLVLGMVGREVGGRKHFY; via the coding sequence ATGATCACCCTCGGTGTGATCCTGCTCGTGGTCGGGTTCCTCATCAAGATCCCGATCCTCTACACGATCGGCATCATCCTGCTCGTCATCGGACTCATCCTGCTCGTCCTGGGGATGGTCGGTCGTGAGGTCGGCGGGCGTAAACACTTCTACTGA
- a CDS encoding pyruvate dehydrogenase — translation MAVTIAEQLVSVLVQAGVQRVYGLVGDSLNPVADAVRRSGGSGRGGIDWVHVHNEESAALAAAAEALLTGRLAVCAASCGPGTIHLLQGLYDAHRTGAPVLAIATHIPQAQIGSGYFQETHPEALFAECSHYCELVSSPSQMPRIQRIAQQHALGLGGVAVLVLPGDVAAMTAAHPTGSSDVVAGRGRTVPLPGQVVELARLIEEAASVTLFCGAGVRDAREEVLALAELVGAPVGHALGGKEWIQWDNPFDVGMSGLLGYGASYQACHEAELLVLLGTDFPYGDFLPQARTVQVDRDPSRLGRRTVLELGVVGDVGETLRAVLPLISRKPDRSFLHGMLRRHAKALEHVVSAYTQHVSARRPIHPEHVAAELDDLLGEDAVVTVDTGMCNVWAARYITPSARRRVIGSWKHGTMANALPHAIGAQSAFPGRQVVAMSGDGGLEMLLGELLTVVQNGLPITVVVFNNGSLGMVRLEMMVAGYPSFETDHGPVDHAAIARACGFHAVRVDHPDDVRAALREALAHDGPSLVDVVTDPDALSLPPMVTGEQVKGFALAAGRTVLQGGVGKMLDVARANLRNIPRPSQLGR, via the coding sequence ATGGCCGTGACAATCGCCGAGCAGCTCGTCTCGGTGCTGGTACAGGCAGGGGTGCAGCGGGTCTATGGACTGGTAGGCGACAGCCTGAACCCGGTCGCGGACGCGGTGCGGCGCAGCGGGGGCAGCGGGCGGGGCGGTATCGACTGGGTGCACGTCCACAACGAGGAGTCGGCCGCGCTCGCGGCAGCGGCCGAGGCCCTGCTGACCGGGCGGTTGGCGGTGTGTGCGGCCAGCTGCGGGCCGGGCACCATCCACCTTCTCCAGGGCCTGTACGACGCGCATCGGACCGGTGCTCCTGTGCTGGCGATCGCCACTCACATCCCGCAGGCCCAGATCGGCAGCGGATACTTTCAAGAGACCCACCCGGAGGCGCTGTTCGCCGAGTGCAGCCACTACTGCGAGCTGGTCAGTTCGCCCTCTCAGATGCCGCGCATCCAGCGGATCGCCCAGCAGCACGCCCTGGGCCTGGGTGGTGTGGCTGTGCTCGTGTTGCCCGGCGATGTTGCGGCCATGACGGCTGCGCACCCCACGGGGTCCAGCGACGTGGTTGCCGGTCGCGGCCGCACCGTGCCCCTGCCCGGGCAGGTCGTCGAGCTGGCCCGCCTGATCGAGGAGGCGGCCTCGGTGACGCTGTTCTGCGGTGCCGGGGTGCGGGACGCCCGTGAGGAGGTCCTCGCGCTCGCCGAGCTGGTCGGCGCCCCGGTGGGTCATGCGCTCGGGGGCAAGGAGTGGATCCAGTGGGACAACCCGTTCGACGTCGGGATGAGTGGGCTGCTCGGCTACGGCGCCAGCTACCAGGCGTGCCACGAGGCGGAGCTGCTGGTGCTGTTGGGCACGGACTTCCCGTACGGCGACTTCCTGCCGCAGGCGCGCACGGTGCAGGTGGATCGGGATCCGAGCCGGCTGGGGCGGCGGACGGTGCTGGAGCTGGGGGTGGTGGGTGACGTTGGGGAGACGCTGCGCGCGGTGTTGCCACTGATCTCCCGCAAGCCGGACCGGAGCTTCCTGCACGGCATGCTCCGCCGGCACGCGAAGGCCCTGGAGCACGTGGTGAGCGCCTACACCCAGCACGTCTCCGCCCGCAGGCCGATCCACCCGGAGCACGTGGCGGCCGAGCTCGACGACCTGCTCGGCGAGGATGCCGTGGTCACCGTGGACACCGGCATGTGCAACGTGTGGGCGGCCCGCTACATCACCCCGTCCGCGCGCCGCCGGGTCATCGGGTCCTGGAAGCACGGGACGATGGCTAACGCGCTGCCCCACGCGATCGGTGCGCAGTCGGCGTTCCCGGGCCGGCAGGTAGTGGCGATGTCCGGTGACGGGGGTCTGGAGATGCTGCTCGGTGAGCTGCTCACGGTGGTGCAGAACGGGCTCCCGATCACCGTGGTGGTGTTCAACAACGGATCGCTGGGCATGGTCCGGCTTGAGATGATGGTCGCGGGGTACCCGTCGTTCGAGACTGACCACGGTCCGGTAGACCACGCGGCGATTGCCCGTGCGTGCGGTTTCCACGCGGTGCGGGTCGACCACCCAGATGATGTCCGAGCAGCCCTGCGCGAGGCGTTGGCGCACGACGGGCCGTCGCTGGTGGACGTGGTGACCGATCCCGACGCCTTGAGCCTGCCGCCCATGGTCACCGGAGAGCAGGTCAAGGGGTTCGCGCTGGCCGCGGGCAGGACGGTGCTCCAGGGCGGGGTGGGCAAGATGCTGGATGTGGCGCGGGCGAACCTGCGCAACATCCCGCGCCCGAGCCAGCTCGGACGATGA
- a CDS encoding HU family DNA-binding protein: protein MPFTRLHGDGPSTLSGLATLTDTTGRAVARNAFAVATATDLPRAQVEATLSATHSEVRDAVASGDKVQLPATRVVGFKVGTPFKQEVADSTTTKATAKKATKK from the coding sequence ATGCCATTCACGCGCCTTCATGGTGACGGACCCTCCACGCTCAGCGGTCTCGCCACCCTCACCGACACCACCGGGCGCGCCGTCGCCCGGAATGCGTTCGCCGTGGCCACCGCGACCGACCTCCCCCGCGCACAGGTCGAGGCCACCCTCAGCGCCACCCATTCCGAGGTACGGGACGCGGTGGCCTCGGGAGACAAGGTGCAGCTGCCCGCGACCCGGGTGGTGGGCTTCAAGGTCGGGACTCCCTTCAAGCAGGAGGTCGCCGACAGCACCACCACCAAGGCGACGGCGAAGAAGGCCACCAAGAAGTAG
- a CDS encoding HAD-IC family P-type ATPase produces the protein MRANVLTVFNGLLLVLLVVILATGRWQNGLFGLVIIANSAIGVVQELRAKRTLDRLQVVTAPTARVVRAAVVQDIAVSAVVLDDLLELRSGDQVPVDGVVTVSAALEIDEALLTGESEPVTKQRGHDVRSGSIVVAGHGRVQVTAVGADTYAAGLAVEAKRSTLTHSELVAGTDRLLRWISVVMLVVAPILLFSQLRSPDNHGWQDAVTGTVAALVGLVPEGLVLLTSLAFVLATVALARQQTLVQELPAVEGLARVDVVCLDKTGTLTEGELTVERVQQLDDTTAHDVQQALALAAGDPETSATSKALAAHVGTSTWAPLGSIPFSSARKWGAVTVRGHGTWVLGAPEMVFPDPLDEAQTLARSASDEVAAQGRRVLMLAHSETALHGPINESGEPDTSVSRDPGQLPSGLQPVALAVLTERVRSDAAQTLRYFTDQGVALKVISGDNPRTVGAIAVEVGVPGVHSAADAVDARGLPEDLDRLGDVLGEHSVFGRISPQQKRNVVAALQRRGHVVAMTGDGVNDTLALKDADVGVAMGNGAPATRAVAQLVLLDSAFSHLPEVVAQGRRVIANIERAAKLFVVKNVYSLVLAVASVATSSAYPLAPIQLTLISTMTIGVPGFFLALGPNQRRYVPGFLPRVLAFAGPTGLIVGVAAYTGFGVTRLLDPAAGVDGGRTTATLTVLITSLWIVTVLARPFTGWKMLLVASLAGVLVLVVAIPALGTTIFLLHPTPNRGLLAAGIAALACLLVEATHRVLARRVPERPQRSESTVDKG, from the coding sequence GTGCGAGCCAACGTGCTCACCGTGTTCAACGGGCTGCTGCTGGTGCTACTGGTGGTCATCCTCGCGACGGGGCGCTGGCAGAACGGGTTGTTCGGCCTGGTGATCATCGCGAACTCCGCGATCGGTGTCGTGCAGGAGCTGCGGGCGAAGCGGACCTTGGACCGCTTGCAGGTCGTCACCGCACCGACAGCCCGAGTGGTGCGGGCGGCCGTGGTGCAGGACATCGCGGTGAGCGCGGTCGTCCTTGACGACCTGCTGGAGCTGCGGTCGGGTGACCAGGTACCCGTGGACGGCGTGGTCACGGTGTCGGCGGCGCTGGAAATTGACGAAGCGCTGCTGACCGGCGAGTCCGAGCCGGTGACCAAGCAGCGTGGTCACGACGTCCGGTCGGGTTCGATCGTGGTCGCGGGACACGGCCGAGTCCAGGTCACCGCGGTCGGGGCAGACACCTACGCGGCGGGGCTCGCAGTCGAGGCGAAACGCTCGACACTGACCCACTCCGAGCTGGTCGCGGGAACCGACCGACTGCTGCGGTGGATCTCGGTGGTGATGTTGGTCGTCGCGCCGATCCTGCTGTTCAGCCAGCTGCGCAGCCCCGACAACCACGGCTGGCAGGACGCGGTCACCGGGACCGTGGCCGCCCTGGTCGGCCTGGTACCCGAAGGACTGGTGCTGCTGACGAGCCTGGCGTTCGTGCTGGCCACGGTGGCCCTCGCCCGGCAGCAGACACTCGTCCAGGAGCTGCCCGCCGTGGAAGGTCTGGCCCGGGTCGATGTCGTCTGCCTGGACAAGACCGGCACCCTCACCGAGGGTGAGCTCACCGTGGAGCGGGTGCAGCAGCTGGATGACACAACCGCGCACGACGTCCAGCAGGCGCTGGCCCTGGCCGCCGGTGATCCCGAGACCAGCGCGACGTCCAAGGCGCTCGCGGCGCACGTCGGGACCTCGACCTGGGCACCGCTCGGTTCCATCCCGTTCTCCTCGGCCCGCAAATGGGGCGCCGTCACCGTCCGCGGTCATGGGACCTGGGTGCTCGGCGCCCCCGAGATGGTGTTCCCCGACCCGCTCGACGAAGCGCAGACTCTGGCCCGGTCGGCCTCCGACGAGGTCGCCGCGCAAGGCCGGCGGGTGCTGATGCTCGCCCACTCCGAGACGGCGCTCCACGGGCCCATCAACGAGAGCGGCGAGCCCGACACGAGCGTGTCGCGCGACCCCGGGCAGCTGCCCTCAGGTCTACAGCCCGTGGCCCTGGCGGTGCTGACCGAACGGGTGCGGTCCGACGCCGCGCAGACCCTGCGCTACTTCACCGACCAAGGTGTCGCGCTCAAGGTGATCTCCGGTGACAACCCGCGCACCGTCGGAGCTATCGCGGTGGAGGTAGGAGTCCCCGGGGTGCACTCGGCGGCCGACGCCGTGGACGCCCGCGGGCTGCCCGAGGACCTCGACCGGCTCGGTGACGTCCTCGGGGAGCACAGCGTGTTCGGGCGCATCTCGCCGCAGCAGAAGCGCAACGTGGTGGCCGCGCTGCAGCGCCGCGGGCACGTGGTGGCGATGACCGGCGACGGGGTCAACGACACCCTGGCCCTCAAGGACGCGGACGTCGGGGTGGCGATGGGCAACGGGGCACCCGCCACCCGCGCTGTCGCGCAGCTCGTGTTGCTCGACAGCGCGTTCTCCCACCTGCCCGAGGTCGTGGCGCAGGGCCGGCGGGTCATCGCCAACATCGAGCGCGCCGCGAAGCTCTTCGTGGTCAAGAACGTGTATTCGCTGGTGCTGGCGGTGGCGTCGGTGGCCACGTCGAGCGCGTACCCCCTCGCCCCGATCCAGCTCACCCTGATCTCGACGATGACGATCGGGGTGCCCGGGTTCTTCCTGGCACTAGGACCCAACCAGCGCCGCTACGTTCCCGGCTTCCTGCCGCGGGTGCTGGCCTTCGCCGGTCCCACCGGGCTCATCGTCGGAGTCGCCGCCTACACAGGTTTCGGCGTGACCCGGCTACTCGACCCCGCCGCGGGGGTCGACGGTGGCCGCACGACCGCTACCCTCACCGTCCTGATCACCTCGCTCTGGATCGTGACCGTGCTAGCCCGGCCCTTCACCGGGTGGAAGATGCTCCTGGTCGCATCGCTCGCGGGGGTACTCGTTCTCGTCGTCGCGATCCCGGCTCTCGGCACGACCATCTTCCTGCTCCACCCGACCCCCAACCGGGGTCTCCTCGCCGCCGGTATCGCCGCCCTCGCCTGCCTCCTCGTCGAGGCCACCCACCGAGTCCTCGCACGACGTGTCCCGGAGCGGCCGCAGCGATCCGAGTCAACTGTCGACAAGGGGTGA
- a CDS encoding alpha/beta-hydrolase N-terminal domain-containing protein, with product MGLAVAALFVAWAMTPSLIPRDWLFQGLVSGVTGVLGHGLGVVIAVLSRRTRLAAWLRGRPRWLRATGWGVLIVGVIATVVVMTVAAARWQRALGALMGADIPTTPAYLRCGAMLVAVFMLLLLTARGLRVVARLLARGLHRWVHLPRLLAGGVAVGARGGLGRAGRRGRRRVRELGARFADHARARRDRAQRRGRGASLAAAGTMAQQLRRRLVGDGSSVRRLPPGRPPTGAH from the coding sequence GTGGGGCTGGCGGTGGCCGCGCTGTTCGTCGCGTGGGCCATGACGCCGTCGCTGATCCCTCGCGACTGGTTGTTCCAGGGGCTGGTCAGCGGGGTCACCGGGGTGCTCGGCCACGGACTCGGGGTGGTGATCGCCGTGCTCAGCCGGCGCACCCGTCTGGCCGCGTGGCTGCGTGGCCGGCCGCGGTGGCTGCGGGCCACCGGGTGGGGGGTGCTGATCGTCGGCGTGATCGCCACGGTCGTGGTCATGACGGTCGCCGCGGCCCGCTGGCAGCGTGCCCTGGGCGCCTTGATGGGGGCCGACATCCCCACCACACCGGCCTACCTGCGCTGCGGGGCGATGCTGGTGGCGGTGTTCATGCTGCTGCTCCTCACGGCCCGCGGCCTGCGTGTGGTGGCACGCCTGCTGGCCCGAGGGTTGCACCGCTGGGTGCATCTGCCCCGGCTGCTCGCCGGTGGGGTAGCGGTAGGTGCACGCGGTGGCCTTGGACGCGCTGGTCGACGCGGCCGTCGTCGCGTACGCGAGCTGGGCGCACGGTTCGCCGACCATGCTCGTGCACGCCGCGACCGCGCCCAACGCCGTGGCCGCGGTGCTTCCCTCGCTGCCGCAGGCACTATGGCTCAGCAGCTTCGACGCCGCCTGGTCGGCGACGGCAGCAGTGTTCGCCGCCTACCGCCCGGCCGCCCCCCGACAGGTGCGCACTGA
- a CDS encoding putative quinol monooxygenase → MRRALIYITVKKKLKPGTADAYLAASQAYTDATRAEPGNKWYEHYRSVDDPDTILTIEAFDDAAAGEAHVNSEHFEQGVDGDAKQYIAERPDILYIDAADRDGWDKMSEF, encoded by the coding sequence ATGAGGAGAGCTTTGATCTACATCACCGTCAAGAAGAAGCTCAAGCCTGGCACCGCGGACGCCTACCTCGCGGCGAGTCAGGCATACACCGACGCGACCCGCGCCGAGCCGGGCAACAAGTGGTACGAGCACTACCGCAGCGTCGACGACCCCGACACGATCCTGACGATCGAGGCCTTCGACGACGCCGCGGCCGGCGAGGCGCACGTCAACTCGGAACACTTCGAGCAAGGGGTCGACGGCGACGCAAAGCAATACATCGCCGAGCGCCCTGACATCCTCTACATCGACGCCGCGGACCGCGACGGCTGGGACAAGATGTCGGAGTTCTGA
- a CDS encoding class I adenylate-forming enzyme family protein encodes MTAPAPQPLARGEAPFDMSGIERDATGLAHYTGLPASLTAMLRASVDRNPDGEALVEVVGPRLTYQQLWDRAARVAGGLVAAGVGRGDRVANLLPAGVDWVLGFLGTQLAGAVAVPVNTRFAPPEVDHVLTDSGAASVLRVGEPLPDGEPFVAENQQPGDLAAIFYTSGTTGSPKGAMTSHENFLSNVETAIRVIGVNRAEGSTTRNLVSVPLFHVTGCNSQLLVQLALAGTTVVLPTFTVTAFLRTLVQERIDTLVSVPAIYALALAHSDLATVDVGAVRQLTYGGAPIAPALVRRLQDTFPAASVGNGFGLTETASIATFLPHDWAADHADSVGFAAPVVDLALEAVDPDTGVGELLVRGPNVVLGYWNNPDATAAAFDHGWLHTGDLARVEDGLVHVVDRAKDIINRGGENVYSVEVENALAGAPGVADAAVVAVPDDVMGEKVGAVIVTAAGTPFDAEVVVDYLRERLAEFKVPQFFHVRTDPLPRNAGGKILKRTLRDTTPWGPPVHGR; translated from the coding sequence ATGACCGCCCCGGCACCCCAACCGCTGGCCCGGGGTGAGGCTCCCTTCGACATGTCCGGCATCGAGCGGGACGCGACGGGTCTGGCCCACTACACCGGTCTGCCAGCATCGTTGACGGCGATGCTGCGTGCCAGCGTCGACCGCAACCCCGACGGTGAGGCCCTGGTCGAGGTGGTCGGCCCGCGGTTGACCTACCAGCAGCTGTGGGACCGCGCGGCCCGGGTCGCCGGTGGCCTCGTCGCCGCAGGGGTAGGTCGGGGCGACCGGGTGGCGAACTTGCTGCCCGCCGGTGTCGACTGGGTGCTGGGGTTCCTCGGCACCCAGCTCGCTGGGGCGGTCGCGGTGCCGGTGAACACCCGCTTCGCCCCACCGGAGGTCGACCACGTGCTCACCGACTCCGGTGCGGCAAGCGTGCTGCGGGTGGGCGAGCCGCTACCCGACGGGGAGCCGTTCGTCGCCGAGAATCAACAGCCCGGTGACCTTGCCGCCATTTTTTACACCAGCGGCACCACGGGGTCGCCCAAAGGGGCGATGACCAGCCACGAGAACTTCCTGTCCAACGTGGAGACCGCGATCCGGGTCATCGGGGTCAACCGGGCGGAGGGGTCCACGACCCGGAACCTGGTGTCGGTGCCGTTGTTCCACGTCACCGGGTGCAACAGCCAGCTGCTCGTCCAGCTCGCCCTCGCCGGCACGACCGTGGTGCTGCCCACCTTCACCGTGACAGCGTTCCTGCGCACCCTGGTCCAGGAGCGCATCGACACTTTGGTCAGCGTCCCCGCTATCTACGCCCTGGCCCTGGCCCACAGCGACCTCGCGACGGTCGACGTGGGTGCGGTCCGTCAGCTGACCTATGGTGGCGCCCCGATCGCACCGGCCCTGGTGCGTCGCCTGCAGGACACGTTCCCGGCCGCATCGGTCGGAAACGGGTTCGGGCTCACCGAGACCGCCTCCATCGCCACGTTCCTGCCCCACGACTGGGCCGCCGACCACGCCGACTCGGTCGGGTTCGCCGCCCCGGTGGTGGACCTGGCCCTGGAGGCGGTGGACCCCGACACCGGGGTGGGTGAGCTCCTCGTCCGCGGCCCCAACGTCGTCCTGGGCTACTGGAACAACCCCGACGCCACCGCGGCGGCGTTCGACCACGGGTGGTTGCACACCGGGGACCTGGCCCGCGTCGAGGACGGGCTGGTCCACGTCGTCGACCGGGCCAAGGACATCATCAACCGGGGCGGTGAGAACGTGTACTCGGTGGAGGTGGAGAACGCCCTCGCCGGGGCACCCGGGGTGGCCGACGCCGCGGTCGTGGCGGTACCCGACGACGTCATGGGCGAGAAGGTGGGCGCCGTGATCGTGACGGCAGCGGGGACACCGTTCGACGCCGAGGTGGTCGTCGACTACCTGCGCGAGCGCCTCGCCGAGTTCAAGGTGCCCCAGTTCTTCCACGTCCGCACCGACCCGCTGCCCCGCAACGCCGGCGGCAAGATCCTCAAGCGCACCCTGCGAGACACCACCCCGTGGGGACCACCAGTGCACGGCCGGTAG
- a CDS encoding phosphotriesterase family protein: protein MAQVASVRGPVDTAELGSTLMHEHVFVLSTEILENYGGDWWDEEARVTDGVEKLTALVERGITTIVDPTVIGLGRYIPRVQRINEQVPGLNIIVATGLYTFDELPHYFGYRGPGTLLEGPELLADLFISDIREGIADTGVKAAFLKCVVEEKGLTPGVERVARAVAATHRETGVPITVHTNAAHETGTIALDLFEAEGVDLTKVVLGHSGDSNDLDYLRRLMDRGATIGMDRFGLDMFNPTAERVATIAALAAAGYTDRMVLAHDAACYMDYFSGAAAQDLLNQAAPNWNYNHISDHVLPALRQAGVSDQDINAMLVDNPRRYFGG from the coding sequence ATGGCGCAGGTTGCTTCGGTTCGCGGTCCGGTGGACACCGCTGAGCTGGGTTCCACGCTGATGCACGAGCACGTGTTCGTGCTGAGCACCGAGATCCTCGAGAACTACGGCGGCGACTGGTGGGACGAGGAAGCCCGGGTGACCGACGGGGTGGAGAAGCTGACGGCGCTGGTCGAGCGCGGGATCACGACGATCGTCGACCCGACCGTGATCGGCCTCGGCCGCTACATCCCCCGCGTCCAGCGCATCAACGAGCAAGTTCCCGGGCTGAACATCATCGTCGCCACCGGGCTGTACACCTTCGACGAGCTACCGCACTACTTCGGCTACCGGGGCCCGGGCACCCTGCTGGAGGGCCCTGAGCTGCTGGCGGACCTGTTCATCTCCGACATCCGCGAGGGCATCGCGGACACCGGGGTCAAGGCGGCGTTCCTGAAGTGCGTGGTCGAGGAGAAAGGCCTGACACCCGGTGTTGAACGGGTGGCGAGGGCGGTCGCGGCGACCCACCGCGAAACCGGTGTGCCGATCACCGTCCACACCAACGCCGCCCATGAGACCGGAACCATCGCCCTGGACCTGTTCGAGGCAGAGGGGGTGGACCTGACGAAGGTGGTGCTCGGCCACAGTGGTGACTCCAACGACCTGGACTACCTGCGACGGCTGATGGACCGGGGGGCCACGATCGGCATGGACCGCTTCGGGCTGGACATGTTCAACCCGACTGCCGAACGGGTGGCGACCATCGCCGCCCTCGCGGCGGCGGGGTACACCGACCGGATGGTCCTCGCCCACGACGCGGCCTGCTACATGGACTACTTCAGCGGGGCAGCCGCGCAGGACCTGCTGAACCAAGCCGCCCCGAACTGGAACTACAACCACATCTCCGACCACGTGCTGCCCGCGCTGCGGCAGGCCGGGGTCTCCGACCAGGACATCAACGCCATGCTTGTAGACAACCCACGCCGCTACTTCGGCGGCTGA
- a CDS encoding type II toxin-antitoxin system death-on-curing family toxin, translating into MTYFLTLEDVTELGIALMAEEDTDFLIADAGLLDSALMRPQASVFGEPAYPTVLVQAAALMHSLTRNHALVDGNKRMEWAATKLFLRFNDLALRAPSPEVGERFFLDVVDGSLLVPEIAERLASWSTPI; encoded by the coding sequence GTGACCTACTTCCTCACCCTGGAGGACGTCACCGAGCTCGGTATTGCGCTGATGGCCGAGGAGGACACAGATTTCTTGATCGCCGACGCCGGCCTGCTCGACTCCGCGCTGATGCGGCCACAGGCCAGCGTCTTCGGCGAACCCGCCTACCCAACGGTGCTGGTGCAGGCAGCGGCACTGATGCACTCACTGACCCGCAACCACGCTCTCGTGGACGGCAACAAGCGCATGGAGTGGGCGGCTACCAAGCTGTTCCTGCGGTTCAACGACCTCGCGCTGCGCGCACCCTCACCCGAGGTCGGCGAACGATTCTTCCTGGACGTGGTCGATGGATCCCTCCTCGTTCCGGAGATCGCCGAACGTCTGGCGAGCTGGTCCACGCCGATCTGA
- a CDS encoding GNAT family N-acetyltransferase — protein MYRRYHPRYHSWLAFRAHTSSLQDVTGVGSIRAAVPHDAPALGDVHVACWREAYVHLLSPAFLAAQDVHQRRRHWAQRLAAPGPGLALVAVVDDQIVGSASAAPSRDKPPVREVELVGLYLLAAHQGTGLGQALLYAALGDQPASLWMAQHNLRARAFYARNGFTPDGAHKVEPSREHLDGYLPAPHGDRPRARSSPARGLGLLSGEVDRIAVGVGPNPHTDGGPTRVRDWGLCRHLQRLQMWSVTVDFHRSSAAIRLQADHVTVGRPRRCPTGLRPTGLKERRCGPSPNVVSCRASPTGS, from the coding sequence ATGTACCGACGGTACCACCCGCGGTACCATAGTTGGCTCGCGTTTCGCGCGCACACGTCATCCCTGCAGGACGTGACAGGAGTCGGCTCAATTCGCGCGGCGGTGCCACACGATGCTCCGGCCTTGGGCGATGTCCACGTGGCCTGCTGGCGTGAGGCTTACGTGCACCTGCTCTCCCCGGCCTTCCTCGCGGCACAGGATGTCCACCAGCGCCGCCGACACTGGGCCCAACGCCTGGCGGCCCCAGGCCCCGGCCTTGCCCTCGTGGCTGTGGTCGACGACCAGATCGTTGGCTCGGCGTCGGCCGCCCCCAGCCGCGACAAGCCACCCGTCCGCGAGGTGGAGCTCGTCGGCCTCTACCTGCTCGCCGCCCACCAGGGCACGGGCCTCGGCCAAGCCCTGCTCTACGCCGCACTCGGGGACCAACCCGCCTCGTTGTGGATGGCCCAGCACAATTTACGCGCCCGCGCTTTCTACGCCCGCAACGGCTTTACCCCCGACGGTGCCCACAAGGTCGAACCCTCACGGGAGCACCTGGACGGTTACCTGCCTGCACCTCACGGAGACCGGCCGCGGGCTCGATCATCGCCAGCCCGAGGCCTGGGCTTGCTCAGCGGTGAGGTCGATCGGATCGCCGTCGGCGTGGGCCCAAATCCGCACACTGACGGGGGCCCGACCCGCGTCCGGGACTGGGGCTTGTGCCGCCACCTCCAGCGGCTCCAGATGTGGAGCGTCACAGTTGATTTTCACAGGTCGAGCGCTGCAATCCGATTGCAAGCCGACCACGTCACCGTAGGTCGACCGAGGCGCTGTCCGACCGGGCTGCGTCCGACCGGGCTGAAGGAGCGCAGATGCGGGCCGTCACCGAACGTCGTGAGTTGTCGAGCATCGCCTACGGGTTCATAG